ACTAATCcacaaaatatacttttttccTATATGTTATTAGAACCTCCAAACCAGTCAACATGTGAAATTCtctgaaatgtgtgtgtattgtgtgtAGGATCTCTGTAGAGAGCTCCACGCAAAGATCGATGTGGTTGATGAGGAACGATATGACATTGAGGCCAAAGTCATGCTTAACTCACGGGAGGTGGGTTAACAGTAACAATCATGCTTATCTTTAGTCATACAGGTAACCATATGATGGTACAACCACACGAGAACACCCTGCAGCTGGCCAACTACATATCTCTCAATTCTCTCTCCCTGGATCAGATTAAAGACCTAAACATCAAAGTTCTAGACCTCAGGGGGAAATTCAAGAGGCCCAATCTTAGACGCGTTCGTGTCTCTGCTGACGCCATCCTTCGCTCGCTGCTGGGCTCCAAGCACAAAGTGTCCATGGATCTTCGAGCTAATCTCAAGTCTGTCAAGAAAGAAGACACTGAGAAGGTGGGCTTAGAAAGACAACACTTCACAAACAGACAATCAAAACAGCCcaagaaagatgaaaaacttTCCTCAGGGTACCGGTTTGTGACATTTATGAGATCAGTCTTCTGTATGCCATGAAGAACCTGAACAATGTGTTTATGTGTCTGTAAAAGGTGTGTTTGAGTAATCCAATAGTTGGCCAGTGCAGGGTGGAGGTGTGGTACATGATACAAAGATCCAATTGTACACTTTTGTCACTAACTCTGCTCCGTGGACACCATTTGTCAGTGAGTGTGTATATCTTTGGATTAGTCTGTTTAggggtgtgggcgtgtgtgtgtctgtgtgtttgcacTGATTCGTGAATTTCTGTGAGCAATACATCAGAAACCAGTTCTACAAGTACGGTTAAACACTCTTCTCTATGGGGATTTCCGTTTTATAGAACAGGTCCCAAAGGCTTAGCAAACAATGAGGTTTCCTAATGCCGGTCATCTCCACAGCGTCAACAAAGACTCTGGTACTGGGACTTTTGTAGACTTTCTTACATCATCTATTTGCTCATCTATCCGCAGAAGAGGCCAGTGgaggacagcgactggaggaAGAATGTGGAGGCCATGTCTGGGATGGAGGgaaggaagaaaatgtttgatgcTGCTAAAGGTTCTGCTCAGTGAAGACAGAAAGATGTCGGTCTTCTTAATCGCTGTTGTTGATCTGCTGTTTTGTGTTGCCTGTTTTGTCTTCTTCTATCCGCTCATCGAGCTTTTGGTTTTGATTtgcattttgctttgtttttttgttttttttctgcaatggAAACTTTCcaactattatttttaaaaaatgaaatgaaaattgtgtttttaaaaatatgcaccACACTCAAATGACGCCAGTGATCATGCAAATTGAACCGCATGCTTGATATGGCTTCTTCATAACTATATCTACAGTATCTGCGGTGGGTTTGTGAGCTATAATACCATgtttaaaaggaataaaaaagtacacaaaaatGCTCTATTCAACATggaattttttaacatttactgtGTTCAGTTGTCACCTTTATGTGTACTGCCTTCAGTTTTTCTCATAAATTTCTCAAATTAAAGTGTAAAATGtctctgctaaaataaaaaaaaattgtttttcaagcCAATGccattacacacacaaacacacgcacacacacccccgcacgcccacatgcacacacacacacacttctgaTGCTGAACGGTAAAAGATAAAATTTATAAACCCAAAATAAaggacataaaaacatattcattaaaAAGTGTTTACCTTATCAAAATTCattcaaacacaacaaatattAGAAATTCACTGTATCGCAATAACAtcatatctatctatctatctatactgtatatatacagtatatatatatatatatatatatatatatatatatatatatatatatatatatagagagagagagagcagaggaaACTATCCTCACTGCATACCTCCTTAGCAGTTGTTTGCTTTGCATgtccataaaaaacaaaactgtcctttcATCCTTTTTTGAACGCTTTATCTGgttaaatgcaaatgcaaaatgttgctACTTGGAAATAAGTAAATTTCCATCTAACTTATTTTCTAATAGAGCTATAATGAtgacaaatatatttcaaactCTGGGCCAACAAACACTTCAGACCATACAGGAGTGCAACCGTGCAAAGGTCAAATGTCAAGACTCAGAAACATACTAAAGAATGACATGCAAAGCAGCACTACTAGATAGCATCTTACTTTCATGCAGACTTTTCTTTACATGTGTGGGAAGCAGGTTTATGTTTGCACAAGAACACAGAACAAACCAAAGACTCTAGACTTTAGGTAGTTAACCCATCAGCAGGTTTATTTCAAACTCTTCACTTTTATGAAAGTTGCAAGGTTAGGGGTAGACTATTTAACGTCAGGTAAGTTGGGcagtctgtgtctgtgtgtgtgtgtgtgtgtgtgtgtgtgtgtgtgtgtgtgggcgtgggcgtgcgtgtttgtgtgtcttgctttctctctctcagacTGAGCCTGGGTCAGAGTCCGACACACAACAGAGGAAGGTGTGGTCTCCAACAACAAGGCAAAGAGTCTCACTAACAGTATGAAGAGCCTCACTCCCAGTTACAAAAACATAGTAGTTAATACAGTAATAACGTTATTACACACGTTAATACACATGCATAGCGAGAAGCTGAGTTAACCTCGTTATTTTGCCACTCATGCACATGTTAGCCAGACTTTGGcttgcatgttttgtttctgtcgTTGTTCCTCTTgttcaagtttttgttttaaatagtttaaaactCTATTTTTGGTTAACATCTAACAAAAGCCTTATAGTTAACTTGGTGTAAATGATACACCTGAAATCTAATACATgtttattattagtaattattattagtaataataataatgagaaaGCAAGACATAGCCACACTTTCACCATACAAGGAGAGGAGAGActccctccctcccctctcTGTCAGGTGGAAGGCTCACCTCTGTGGTCATGTGATACCTCCATGAGTTGCACCTGGCTAAAGGTGGACTGCTTTGTGCCTCACCGACTCCAAGTTTACTCCCTCTGTCAGAGAGCTTGCCTGTTGACTTTTTTCCCACCATCTGCGAGTGAAATTggaacattttatcattttcttccaACATGTCTATCAGTCGGAAAAACTGGTCGGCTCTGTCCAGGTAAGATTAACTCTGGCTTTTCTGTAAAGGGGACAATGACACCTGTTGTTGTGAAGTGTCAGTGACACTTTACACAGTTTCATTTTAAGATAAAGCTTTGGCTTCACTCTGAACAAGAAGGCTGGATCTTAGCTACCAGATAATCTCGggacaactttaaaaaaaacaaaaaaacagattaatcatttccatgttttactgttttaagtCTTTAGAAAATCCTTATTTGCATTTGAATTGCAGGAACTTCTCCCTCATGGTGATCTATGCTTTGCTTTGTCACGTAGACTGAAGTTGTTGATAAATTTCCCTAGGGAACTGTGAAGCCTGAACAAGTAGAACAGGTTTTGTGTAACGGTTATTTCTACTATTATCTCTACTGTCCATGAAACCAAAACAGATAGATCGGCTTGGACAATAATTTCTCCATGTGCTTCCAAACTAATTGTCTCGTCGTCTCATAATGCCTTTAATATTTGGTAACTATTGGATCTTTCTCTCGTGTGCATCCTCATTCAGCCTAGCTCGTCAGTGGACAatggaggatgaggaggaagtggagagagagaagaggaggagggagaagagCAGCAGCACGCCCGACCAAGATGGGGACTCCAGCCCCACACCCAGAACGCCACCGACAAGTGGAGGCACCTCTGGGCCCGAATCTTCCACTGAGACATCTCAAGGCCTCAGCAGGTTAACTTGacactttgttttattcatgtatatatatatctgagcagcacaaaaaagaaaaaatatatatacttgaAGGGGTTTGGATCCCTTTCCCAATCTTAGGATTGATTTATTACATGTAGTGACTAGGGTACTTAAAGTTTGCCTTTCTGGATTGTTATCTGTATACttgtaaaatacacaaacacacatgtaaCGTATGAAAAGCTTCCAAGCACACTAGCAATTTAGTATCTGGAGCACAAGCAGTcttcaaagagagagaaacgaCTAAACAGCCCTTTGTTATAGAAACCTGACCAGACACCGAGCCTACAGATCTTTTCAATGCTCTCTCTAGAAGCTGTCCGATCATAAAGGTGTGTGTGATGTTTTTTCTCAGTGTTGAGCAGATACAGCTGGACTTTGTAGAGATGCTGCGGACGCGTGATGAAAAAAGGAGGATGAGGCAAGTGGAGGCATTAAGGcggcagaaagaggaagaagagggcgATTCAAAGGAAgacagaggagaaggaggagaagaagacgCAAGGGTGGTCCTTCTTGGGGAGTTGGATGAGGAGAAGGGCAATGTGTACAAGCCACAACCGCCAACTAAAACATCTTCTTACAGTCCCACCAGCAGCGGCAACAGCAGTACTAGAACTAATGgtacaaaaacacaagtaagTAGAAATACTTCTTGTTTTAAACCAAATTGGAAGACTTTCATGTGAATTAGTGTCTGTTTCTGCACCGTCTTTCACCATATGAGGGAACAGTGTGAATCTATGAGCGTCCTtcctctgagtgtgtgtgtggtaacAGTTTTTATGCAAAAGTCCACATACACTTATAGCTAGGTatatttttatcatccagtgGTTATCTCTCAGCCAGAGAAAGTGGGTGGGGTTAATGCATTACACATTCTTCTGTTTTCCTGTCTTGAGTTGCACAAGAACATTATGTTGGCCAAACAAGCACAGAAACAACAACTGTATACACAAGTTGGAAAGTGCTTTAAAAAGGTGAACAcccaaagaaaaaagttttattaaggATAAGTCAATGCTGAAACGAATCAGGTTTTTTAGCCAGGTACCTACGTAGAGAATAATTATGTCGTTATGATGACCTCATACATAGTTCTTAATGTTTTCTTAGTGCGGAATGTGAGGGATTACAGCATAAAGGTTAAGCAATAGGAAGTAAAGGAAGTAAAGGAAGTAGCTAAGGCTTACTTGAGTTATATTTAAGTCCT
The genomic region above belongs to Xiphophorus maculatus strain JP 163 A chromosome 1, X_maculatus-5.0-male, whole genome shotgun sequence and contains:
- the LOC102230737 gene encoding troponin I, slow skeletal muscle-like yields the protein MPEHVQERKSKISASRKLMLKSLMVAKAKEELEQEILVKEEEKQKYLAEKAPPLNTGGFSLAQLQDLCRELHAKIDVVDEERYDIEAKVMLNSREIKDLNIKVLDLRGKFKRPNLRRVRVSADAILRSLLGSKHKVSMDLRANLKSVKKEDTEKKRPVEDSDWRKNVEAMSGMEGRKKMFDAAKGSAQ